The Castor canadensis chromosome 8, mCasCan1.hap1v2, whole genome shotgun sequence genome contains a region encoding:
- the LOC109686362 gene encoding DNA damage-inducible transcript 3 protein isoform X3 → MLKMSGWQRQSQNQNRNLRREATASFHPYPDHGPCCAAGRRDLDCPRKTHSLLLPTPGTSLVFQKKVYLHTSPHLKAVSSWELEAWYEDLQEVLSSDENGGTYISLPGNEEEESKTFTTLDPASLAWLTEEPGPAEVTSTSHSPHSSPDSSQSSLAQEEEEEDQRRTRKRKQSIQCPAQVGKQRMKEKEQENEKKVAQLAEENERLKQEIERLTKEVEATRRALIDRMVNLHQA, encoded by the exons ATGTTGAAGATGAGCGGGTGGCAGCGACAGAGCCAAAATCAGAATCGGAACCTGAGGAGAGAG GCAACAGCGTCATTCCACCCGTACCCGGACCATGGGccctgctgtgctgctgggagaAGGGACCTCGACTGCCCTCGGAAAACTCATTCTCTCCTCTTGCCGACTCCAGGCACCTCATTAG TGTTCCAGAAGAAAGTGTATCTTCATACATCACCACACCTGAAAGCAG TGTCTAGCTGGGAGCTGGAAGCCTGGTATGAGGACCTGCAAGAGGTCCTATCCTCAGATGAAAACGGGGGTACTTATATCTCACTCCCGGGAAATGAAGAG GAAGAATCAAAAACCTTTACCACTCTTGACCCTGCATCTCTAGCTTGGCTGACTGAGGAGCCAGGACCAGCAGAGGTCACAAGCACCTCCCACAGCCCTCATTCTTCTCCAGACTCCAGTCAGAGCTCCCTGgcacaggaggaagaggaagaagaccaAAGAAGAACCAGGAAGCGGAAACAAAGTATCCAGTGCCCAGCCCAGGTTGGGAAGCAACGcatgaaggaaaaagaacaggagaatgaaaagaaagtggCACAGCTAGCTGAAGAAAATGAACGGCTCAAGCAGGAAATCGAGCGCCTGACCAAGGAAGTAGAGGCAACACGCCGAGCTTTGATTGACCGAATGGTTAATCTGCACCAAGCATGA
- the LOC109686362 gene encoding DNA damage-inducible transcript 3 protein isoform X5, whose amino-acid sequence MAAESLPFSFGTVSSWELEAWYEDLQEVLSSDENGGTYISLPGNEEEESKTFTTLDPASLAWLTEEPGPAEVTSTSHSPHSSPDSSQSSLAQEEEEEDQRRTRKRKQSIQCPAQVGKQRMKEKEQENEKKVAQLAEENERLKQEIERLTKEVEATRRALIDRMVNLHQA is encoded by the exons ATGGCAGCTGAGTCATTGCCTTTCTCCTTTGGGACAGTGTCTAGCTGGGAGCTGGAAGCCTGGTATGAGGACCTGCAAGAGGTCCTATCCTCAGATGAAAACGGGGGTACTTATATCTCACTCCCGGGAAATGAAGAG GAAGAATCAAAAACCTTTACCACTCTTGACCCTGCATCTCTAGCTTGGCTGACTGAGGAGCCAGGACCAGCAGAGGTCACAAGCACCTCCCACAGCCCTCATTCTTCTCCAGACTCCAGTCAGAGCTCCCTGgcacaggaggaagaggaagaagaccaAAGAAGAACCAGGAAGCGGAAACAAAGTATCCAGTGCCCAGCCCAGGTTGGGAAGCAACGcatgaaggaaaaagaacaggagaatgaaaagaaagtggCACAGCTAGCTGAAGAAAATGAACGGCTCAAGCAGGAAATCGAGCGCCTGACCAAGGAAGTAGAGGCAACACGCCGAGCTTTGATTGACCGAATGGTTAATCTGCACCAAGCATGA
- the LOC109686362 gene encoding DNA damage-inducible transcript 3 protein isoform X2 — protein MLKMSGWQRQSQNQNRNLRREATASFHPYPDHGPCCAAGRRDLDCPRKTHSLLLPTPVFQKKVYLHTSPHLKAESDPTAEMAAESLPFSFGTVSSWELEAWYEDLQEVLSSDENGGTYISLPGNEEEESKTFTTLDPASLAWLTEEPGPAEVTSTSHSPHSSPDSSQSSLAQEEEEEDQRRTRKRKQSIQCPAQVGKQRMKEKEQENEKKVAQLAEENERLKQEIERLTKEVEATRRALIDRMVNLHQA, from the exons ATGTTGAAGATGAGCGGGTGGCAGCGACAGAGCCAAAATCAGAATCGGAACCTGAGGAGAGAG GCAACAGCGTCATTCCACCCGTACCCGGACCATGGGccctgctgtgctgctgggagaAGGGACCTCGACTGCCCTCGGAAAACTCATTCTCTCCTCTTGCCGACTCCAG TGTTCCAGAAGAAAGTGTATCTTCATACATCACCACACCTGAAAGCAG AATCTGATCCAACTGCAGAGATGGCAGCTGAGTCATTGCCTTTCTCCTTTGGGACAGTGTCTAGCTGGGAGCTGGAAGCCTGGTATGAGGACCTGCAAGAGGTCCTATCCTCAGATGAAAACGGGGGTACTTATATCTCACTCCCGGGAAATGAAGAG GAAGAATCAAAAACCTTTACCACTCTTGACCCTGCATCTCTAGCTTGGCTGACTGAGGAGCCAGGACCAGCAGAGGTCACAAGCACCTCCCACAGCCCTCATTCTTCTCCAGACTCCAGTCAGAGCTCCCTGgcacaggaggaagaggaagaagaccaAAGAAGAACCAGGAAGCGGAAACAAAGTATCCAGTGCCCAGCCCAGGTTGGGAAGCAACGcatgaaggaaaaagaacaggagaatgaaaagaaagtggCACAGCTAGCTGAAGAAAATGAACGGCTCAAGCAGGAAATCGAGCGCCTGACCAAGGAAGTAGAGGCAACACGCCGAGCTTTGATTGACCGAATGGTTAATCTGCACCAAGCATGA
- the LOC109686362 gene encoding DNA damage-inducible transcript 3 protein isoform X1: MLKMSGWQRQSQNQNRNLRREATASFHPYPDHGPCCAAGRRDLDCPRKTHSLLLPTPGTSLVFQKKVYLHTSPHLKAESDPTAEMAAESLPFSFGTVSSWELEAWYEDLQEVLSSDENGGTYISLPGNEEEESKTFTTLDPASLAWLTEEPGPAEVTSTSHSPHSSPDSSQSSLAQEEEEEDQRRTRKRKQSIQCPAQVGKQRMKEKEQENEKKVAQLAEENERLKQEIERLTKEVEATRRALIDRMVNLHQA; this comes from the exons ATGTTGAAGATGAGCGGGTGGCAGCGACAGAGCCAAAATCAGAATCGGAACCTGAGGAGAGAG GCAACAGCGTCATTCCACCCGTACCCGGACCATGGGccctgctgtgctgctgggagaAGGGACCTCGACTGCCCTCGGAAAACTCATTCTCTCCTCTTGCCGACTCCAGGCACCTCATTAG TGTTCCAGAAGAAAGTGTATCTTCATACATCACCACACCTGAAAGCAG AATCTGATCCAACTGCAGAGATGGCAGCTGAGTCATTGCCTTTCTCCTTTGGGACAGTGTCTAGCTGGGAGCTGGAAGCCTGGTATGAGGACCTGCAAGAGGTCCTATCCTCAGATGAAAACGGGGGTACTTATATCTCACTCCCGGGAAATGAAGAG GAAGAATCAAAAACCTTTACCACTCTTGACCCTGCATCTCTAGCTTGGCTGACTGAGGAGCCAGGACCAGCAGAGGTCACAAGCACCTCCCACAGCCCTCATTCTTCTCCAGACTCCAGTCAGAGCTCCCTGgcacaggaggaagaggaagaagaccaAAGAAGAACCAGGAAGCGGAAACAAAGTATCCAGTGCCCAGCCCAGGTTGGGAAGCAACGcatgaaggaaaaagaacaggagaatgaaaagaaagtggCACAGCTAGCTGAAGAAAATGAACGGCTCAAGCAGGAAATCGAGCGCCTGACCAAGGAAGTAGAGGCAACACGCCGAGCTTTGATTGACCGAATGGTTAATCTGCACCAAGCATGA
- the LOC109686362 gene encoding DNA damage-inducible transcript 3 protein isoform X4, giving the protein MLKMSGWQRQSQNQNRNLRREATASFHPYPDHGPCCAAGRRDLDCPRKTHSLLLPTPVFQKKVYLHTSPHLKAVSSWELEAWYEDLQEVLSSDENGGTYISLPGNEEEESKTFTTLDPASLAWLTEEPGPAEVTSTSHSPHSSPDSSQSSLAQEEEEEDQRRTRKRKQSIQCPAQVGKQRMKEKEQENEKKVAQLAEENERLKQEIERLTKEVEATRRALIDRMVNLHQA; this is encoded by the exons ATGTTGAAGATGAGCGGGTGGCAGCGACAGAGCCAAAATCAGAATCGGAACCTGAGGAGAGAG GCAACAGCGTCATTCCACCCGTACCCGGACCATGGGccctgctgtgctgctgggagaAGGGACCTCGACTGCCCTCGGAAAACTCATTCTCTCCTCTTGCCGACTCCAG TGTTCCAGAAGAAAGTGTATCTTCATACATCACCACACCTGAAAGCAG TGTCTAGCTGGGAGCTGGAAGCCTGGTATGAGGACCTGCAAGAGGTCCTATCCTCAGATGAAAACGGGGGTACTTATATCTCACTCCCGGGAAATGAAGAG GAAGAATCAAAAACCTTTACCACTCTTGACCCTGCATCTCTAGCTTGGCTGACTGAGGAGCCAGGACCAGCAGAGGTCACAAGCACCTCCCACAGCCCTCATTCTTCTCCAGACTCCAGTCAGAGCTCCCTGgcacaggaggaagaggaagaagaccaAAGAAGAACCAGGAAGCGGAAACAAAGTATCCAGTGCCCAGCCCAGGTTGGGAAGCAACGcatgaaggaaaaagaacaggagaatgaaaagaaagtggCACAGCTAGCTGAAGAAAATGAACGGCTCAAGCAGGAAATCGAGCGCCTGACCAAGGAAGTAGAGGCAACACGCCGAGCTTTGATTGACCGAATGGTTAATCTGCACCAAGCATGA
- the LOC109686362 gene encoding DDIT3 upstream open reading frame protein isoform X6, with translation MLKMSGWQRQSQNQNRNLRRECSRRKCIFIHHHT, from the exons ATGTTGAAGATGAGCGGGTGGCAGCGACAGAGCCAAAATCAGAATCGGAACCTGAGGAGAGAG TGTTCCAGAAGAAAGTGTATCTTCATACATCACCACACCTGA